The Thalassospira sp. TSL5-1 sequence CGGTTTCCATGTTCGTTCGTTAAAGAATTCAGCCTTTACGGCATCCGCCGTATCATCGGACGGCATGACGTATTTCAGACTGAAGGACCCTTTAATGATGTTTCTTGGCCCAAACATCGCCACAGGCAGGTTTTGCGGGGTATCGCGAACAATCTGAAGAATGCCGCCTTGCAGAAAAGGCACAGCCCTGCCGCATCTTGCAGTGCGTGTTAACGCATCCCAAACGGTTGTCTTGCTGTCAAAAACACCGTCGAAATGATCCCCGCGGGCTTCAAGTTGCGCATCCAGTGCGGCGAGTTTTTCAAGAATCAACCGGCTGTCAGGCAATTGCGCACCGTAATCAGCCCTCGCAATATCGCACATGGCCCACACGATTGAACGTGTGGGCTGTTCATCACTCCATCCAGTGGTCGGCGACCAGACCGGCAGTTTCCGCGTCTGAATCACATTGATTTGTCGGCTGGTTCGTTGGCTAAGGTTGTTGGTCGCCTTCATGCGCACCATCAAAAGCGATACGTCATCAAAATGATCGGGGCCATCAACAAAGGCTTTCAATCCTGCCCACAAAATGCTGTTTCCGGCGCGGCTCGACAGATCCTTTGCATTGGTCCGCCGCAGCCGCACTTCATAACGCCCCGGTGACGGTAGGGCGTATTTATAGGAAATCCGCAATACGTCATTGGTCGCGGCCGTTTTGGTTTCCTGACCCAAAACAACCCAGTCGCCGTCCGGTTCGTCATCTTCGTTAATCGCGCGGCATTGCACATCCCATGTGACGGTGCGACTGGCAAAACTACCATTGTCATTGGCGAAATAAAGGCCACGATCGAACACCACATCAATACCGACCTGATTGGCAACGCTATCAACCGGGTTTAGCACAAACGGCCCGCACCACGCTTCGCTTTCAACCTCATTGGTACCAGGCAGTTCCTGACCCGAAACTTCATCGCGCGTAATGACATTGATATCAAACAGGGTGATGTTTTCGCCCGGTTCAACAATCTCGTGCGTGATTTCATCAAAATTGCTGATGTCGGTATCGGCGATTTTGATTTTTTCAACGTCATACCGGCCCAGGCCAAGGCAAAGCGGCATGTGAATATATTGATCATTTTCAACATATTCGGACCACGCTGTTGAAATGATCATGTCAGGAAAGCGTTTGTGCCGACCATATTGAGCCGGAATCACACTGCCAAGCCGCGCACTGTTTGCCTGTCCCTGTAGGCTATAGGTCGGGCTGGGCGCTTGATAGCTACCCGATGAATAAGAGGCGACAGAAGGCTTCGGCGGCGGAATGATGGCATTTACCAGCGCCGTTCCGGCTGCCGTAACAGCAAGGCCGACTGCCGCAGACACCGCCATGTAACCGGCTGTACCTTGCGCAAAACCAAGCGCACCGGCAGCAAGGCCGCCGGTGTAAACCGCAGCCACCATAATCGCGACGGTCAAAACGATTTGCAGCGGATTTGAACCGCCACCACCTCCGCCGCCACCATGTGGCAAAGCCCAGAATTGGCAGATATCGCCCGGTTTAATGACGGTCGTCGCCCACGCATCGCGCAAAACAGGCTGGTCATTATGAATGCAAACAGTCGGCACCGGGAATTCGGAAATCCCCTGATTGTCCAGCCATTGACGAATGGTAACAGGTCGGTCCAGGCAAAAAACTTCGCGCCCCTGCGATGGTTCAATAAAGTTGTGAACCCGCACAACGATACCGGTCTGCAAACCCTCATTTGTTTGCAATTGCATGTTTCTAACCCTTGAACTGGTAAATTCCGCTAATGCGGTATCCATGCACGGAAAGTTGATCGATCGGCTGAAAAACAACACCCAGTCGCTCAATACAATGCAGCACCCCGCCACCTGTCGCGGTTTCCACCCACATGCCGATATGGCCGGGGCGACGACCCTGCCGTAAAACCACACAGGCCCCCTCGCAAGGAGCTTGCAGTTTTTGCCAGCGGGACCCTGCAAGTTCATCGCGAATGGCCTGCATTTGACCGAGCGCGTTTTTCGGCACATCAATTTCAGGTAGAGGGCGACTAAATTGCTTTTCGCTGACATAACGAACAAGGGCCCAACAGTGAAAACTGTCGGGCCCTTCGCCTTCGGGATGATACGGCAGGCCGATATATTCCGCCGCCCAATGCAGTGTGTCGGTCATGTCACCAACCCCGGAAATATTTCGGGGTCGTATGTTTTTCCCGGAAAAGCCTTGTTCCCAACATCAAGCATCCGAATGCTGCCGCGCACCACCAGCGGGTCGGCATCAACATCGGCAAGTGTCAGGGTTAAGGGTGGGTCCCATTGCGGCCCCTGAATGTCATTGGAATTGTAGGGCCGGTAAGTCACTTCGATCTTGTTCTGACTGTTTGCGGCAAGTGCCAGCGCATCCGACATTTCGCGCCCGACATTATCAATCTGCAACCGCGCTTCAGGCACGGCAATCGTGTCGATATCCGGCAATTGCAACTCAAATGCCAGGGCAATAAAGGCCACCATCTGCCCACCATCAAGCGGCGCATCATCTTCTAGTCGCGCCACCAAACCCACCTGCTTGCGGTCTTCATATTCCATCGCGTCAAGTATGGGGGCCACATCCGGGTCCCCGGCAGCGAGCCACGTTTGATCATCCGGGTAGTTGCGCACCACGCGGATCGGGGCTTCAAAATCGGGGTGCCGAATTTCAAGGGTGTGGAGTGTCAAGATATCAGCCGGGGCCGAAGCATAGGCTTCGCGCAAAGCCGCGCTCATTTGTTCGTTTGGCATAATATTGATCTCTGATTTTTATTGCAAAACCTCTCGCACCCTTAGACTTGAGATACCAGCCCCACCCAATAACCGCCCACCATCGCGTCCATTAACCGTCGCGACATAAGGACCATGCGGACCTAACCGCAAAGATATTTCTATAGGCGACAATGATGACGTTGTGATAATGCACCTCAAATGGATATTAAACCCAGCCCCGCCTTGAGACACGAAATCCGCACCAGACGCGATTGCATTTGCGCTACTGTCTTGAAAGATGGCAGCAACTACCCAGTCGTTGTTATTTTGTGAGCCCCAGCAGCGAGCTTCTATCTCAATTTTTGATCCAATTGCTCGCGGTGTAATCGTTGTATTCAGGATTTCGGTGCCCTCAGAGATTTGCGGAACCGAATCATCCAAAATTATACGTTCAGCGCATGTGACAGCATCCCCGCGCTCTGACCAAACCTCTTGTGGCGTGGTCGCATCTAGCTGTCTTTTCGTGACCGGCTGCATCGGTGAAGCAGCATCGCCAGCAAGATCGATAGACGGAAACTTTGCGTCTGTATCAAGAATAGGAATTTGCCCTGCCCCGGTCCCGACGTTCTGCGCCGCTGCCGTTCCCAATTCGTCGAGTGTAAGGGTCGTTGTTACCCAAACCGCCGCACCAACGGCAGAATCTATGCACTTGAAGGCTTCCTTTGAACTGACATTCAACCAGTTCGATCCGGCAGCAAAACCCGCATTTGCATCGTCATTAACCCCAGGATCGCGGGTGGCATCGAACTTGTTGGTCGGCAGTTGCGATGCTGCGACTTTAGCCTTTTGGGCATAATGCCGTGCAGAATAGCCGGTGTGCCCGGCACTGTCGGTATAGCCACTGTCAGGGGCGCGATTGGCCCAGTTAAACGCATCATTGTTATTGGTCTGACTGATCGCGATCACATCATCGGCAGCATAAGCGGCTTCCAGATCATAAATAGCTTTTGCCAGCGATTTCACCGGGCCGCCTTCGGTATTGACGACGGTTTGCCAATTCGCATGAACGATCTGGTGCATAATGTCGCTATCGGTATTCAGTTTCGATACCGATGCTTCAAGCTGTTCCTGCAAGGTTGCCATTGTTTGTTAACTCCAGGTTGCCGGTCCCGGCATCGTCGTGTGAATGAGGGAATGAACATCGTTGATGGCTGCGATCAGCCCCGGCACATCTTCCTGCAAGGCAATATCAAGGGCTTCATCGCTAAGGATGGCGCGTTCGCGAACTTCAAGGGTTGAACTGACAATCCATGTCACGCCTTGACGGTAGTCAGGATTTCCAGCCTTGCCGCCGCGTAAGACCTCGACGGTATAGGACCCGCTGCCTTTACCAATAAACCGGGCTTCGTGATCCACCATGCCAAGCCCGCCAAGCAGGGTGATGTTGAAATAGGCTGCCCCTTCGCGTGCCTTGTGTTTCCACCATGATTCAAACAGGGCGAATTGCCACATGGTAAAACGCCAACGCACAGCAATGCGCGTTGGCGTCTGGGTGAATTGGGCGCGTTGTCGGGCAGCGCCGCTTTCCATTTCAGTGCGCAGAATTGAATCGGTCGGTTCAATGTTATAACCCTGAAATGTTGGCAGCGGTAACTGGTCCGGCCAGTCCACATTTGCCGTCATTATGCTACCTCCGTGCGCCTGCGGCAGGGTCAAGGCCATAGCGGTTTTCAATCACATCCGCCAAACCTTGACCGCGCGCGATGTTGTTTGACATCCGCCCTTCGATTTCTTCGACAAACACATCAATTGTTAGACCACCACTGCCGTCTTTGCGTGCCGAAGCCGATGCTTCGGCCACCCGCCCGGCATTGTTGTTGACATTCAGTTGAACGGTTAAGGGCTGGTCGCGGCCCGCTACCATTTGTGCAAGTGCTGTCAGGCTTTGCGCCGTGTTTTGCTGTTGGGCCTGTGTCAACACACGTTCATTATCAAGCGCGATAATCGGCCTTTCATTGTGCGCCAAGGCCACCGAACCACCACCATGCAGGCGTGGCGCGCCGTCAAACAGCGATAAATCAACCTGCCGCGATCGCGCGCGGCTGCCAATTTGCCCGCCATCGTGATAGATGCCTGCCGTGTAGCTGGTCCCAAATGTTGCGCCAGACCCCGCAGCCGTTGCGGTTGCGGTGCTGCCACCAAACAGGTTTGAAAACCAGCCACCCGCACTTTGCGCAAGCGGGCCGGTGATATTCTGCCGAATCATAAGCCTGCTAAAATCGGCAAGCATGCTTGTCACCATGTCAGACACGGCCTGACTGGCAGTTTTTGTATGTGTTGCAATCCCGACAAGGCTGTTTTCAAGCGCGCCAAAACCGC is a genomic window containing:
- a CDS encoding host specificity factor TipJ family phage tail protein, translated to MQLQTNEGLQTGIVVRVHNFIEPSQGREVFCLDRPVTIRQWLDNQGISEFPVPTVCIHNDQPVLRDAWATTVIKPGDICQFWALPHGGGGGGGGSNPLQIVLTVAIMVAAVYTGGLAAGALGFAQGTAGYMAVSAAVGLAVTAAGTALVNAIIPPPKPSVASYSSGSYQAPSPTYSLQGQANSARLGSVIPAQYGRHKRFPDMIISTAWSEYVENDQYIHMPLCLGLGRYDVEKIKIADTDISNFDEITHEIVEPGENITLFDINVITRDEVSGQELPGTNEVESEAWCGPFVLNPVDSVANQVGIDVVFDRGLYFANDNGSFASRTVTWDVQCRAINEDDEPDGDWVVLGQETKTAATNDVLRISYKYALPSPGRYEVRLRRTNAKDLSSRAGNSILWAGLKAFVDGPDHFDDVSLLMVRMKATNNLSQRTSRQINVIQTRKLPVWSPTTGWSDEQPTRSIVWAMCDIARADYGAQLPDSRLILEKLAALDAQLEARGDHFDGVFDSKTTVWDALTRTARCGRAVPFLQGGILQIVRDTPQNLPVAMFGPRNIIKGSFSLKYVMPSDDTADAVKAEFFNERTWKPATVIGKLPDSTGDKPATVSLFGITGRAHALREAEAMAADNRYRRVIVTFRTELDGMIPSRGDLLAVTHNMPRWGQGGEIEEWDPVTGTLTLSEPVTFEDGLTHYIALRDRDGSFAGSWQALPGPNPKQIVVSDDLGFTPYTGSEMERTYFSFGPGDTWAKFCLMRTARPRNGGSQIEITAVVDDVRAHVN
- a CDS encoding DUF1833 family protein, translating into MPNEQMSAALREAYASAPADILTLHTLEIRHPDFEAPIRVVRNYPDDQTWLAAGDPDVAPILDAMEYEDRKQVGLVARLEDDAPLDGGQMVAFIALAFELQLPDIDTIAVPEARLQIDNVGREMSDALALAANSQNKIEVTYRPYNSNDIQGPQWDPPLTLTLADVDADPLVVRGSIRMLDVGNKAFPGKTYDPEIFPGLVT
- the pgp3 gene encoding virulence factor Pgp3, translating into MATLQEQLEASVSKLNTDSDIMHQIVHANWQTVVNTEGGPVKSLAKAIYDLEAAYAADDVIAISQTNNNDAFNWANRAPDSGYTDSAGHTGYSARHYAQKAKVAASQLPTNKFDATRDPGVNDDANAGFAAGSNWLNVSSKEAFKCIDSAVGAAVWVTTTLTLDELGTAAAQNVGTGAGQIPILDTDAKFPSIDLAGDAASPMQPVTKRQLDATTPQEVWSERGDAVTCAERIILDDSVPQISEGTEILNTTITPRAIGSKIEIEARCWGSQNNNDWVVAAIFQDSSANAIASGADFVSQGGAGFNIHLRCIITTSSLSPIEISLRLGPHGPYVATVNGRDGGRLLGGAGISSLRVREVLQ
- a CDS encoding NlpC/P60 family protein, giving the protein MTDTLHWAAEYIGLPYHPEGEGPDSFHCWALVRYVSEKQFSRPLPEIDVPKNALGQMQAIRDELAGSRWQKLQAPCEGACVVLRQGRRPGHIGMWVETATGGGVLHCIERLGVVFQPIDQLSVHGYRISGIYQFKG